A DNA window from Anaerocolumna sp. AGMB13020 contains the following coding sequences:
- a CDS encoding bifunctional riboflavin kinase/FAD synthetase — protein MEYIAGRTDFEIKNSAVTLGKFDGLHSGHQLLLQKITEQKKNGLNAVVFTFLYHPGNLLSDREMELIYTEDEKQCIIDQYGVDVMISYPFTEETRAMEPEHFIEEVLVKKLDAKYIVVGSDFCFGKNRRGNTEMLVEYASKYNYKLEVITKKKNADEEISSSCIRKQISEGNMENVVKLLGRPFSVMGEVMHGRKIGRTIGFPTTNLMPDKSKLLPPDGVYVSLTTIDGKDYPGITNIGHNPTVGTTPEKRVETFLFDYDQDLYGKFIQVSLLSRTRKEETFGSLEELKAQMDIDLADGRKYFSDLGLL, from the coding sequence ATGGAATATATAGCAGGCAGAACGGATTTTGAAATAAAGAATAGTGCGGTTACTTTGGGTAAATTTGATGGATTGCATTCTGGTCATCAGCTGCTCCTCCAAAAAATCACTGAGCAGAAGAAAAACGGTTTAAATGCAGTGGTATTCACTTTTCTCTATCATCCCGGCAACCTGCTTTCAGATAGAGAAATGGAATTAATCTATACAGAAGATGAGAAACAATGTATTATCGACCAGTATGGAGTCGATGTAATGATATCCTATCCGTTTACGGAAGAAACCAGGGCTATGGAACCGGAGCACTTTATAGAAGAGGTACTGGTAAAGAAGCTGGATGCAAAATATATTGTGGTAGGCTCTGACTTCTGTTTTGGAAAAAATAGAAGAGGAAATACGGAAATGTTAGTAGAGTATGCCTCTAAATATAACTATAAACTCGAAGTTATCACCAAGAAAAAAAATGCTGATGAAGAGATTAGCAGCTCCTGTATCCGTAAGCAGATCAGTGAAGGAAACATGGAGAATGTAGTAAAATTGCTTGGAAGACCTTTTTCTGTAATGGGAGAGGTAATGCATGGGCGTAAAATCGGCCGTACGATTGGTTTTCCTACGACGAATCTTATGCCTGACAAATCAAAGCTGCTGCCTCCGGATGGGGTATATGTATCTCTTACTACAATAGATGGGAAAGATTACCCCGGGATTACCAACATCGGACATAATCCTACTGTAGGTACAACACCTGAGAAAAGGGTAGAGACTTTCCTTTTTGACTACGACCAGGATTTATATGGTAAATTTATTCAGGTTTCTTTGCTCAGCCGAACAAGAAAAGAGGAAACCTTCGGTTCTCTGGAAGAATTGAAAGCACAGATGGATATTGATCTGGCAGACGGAAGAAAATATTTTTCGGATTTAGGGCTGCTTTAA
- a CDS encoding NUDIX domain-containing protein, which produces MDRMKAADGFHPYSFSAVITHKNQYLFMKGVNMKPIRNSVKAIIIENGKVLLNKCDFNDGKTSYLFSGGGQEIGETFVEALKRECLEELGAKVSVGELVWVREYIGKNHQFADTDSDMHQIEYYFTCKLETPVDLSKATNLDTVQVGVEWLDLSKLKEYTIYPAAIAECMDENGRIISPIYVGDVN; this is translated from the coding sequence ATGGACAGGATGAAAGCTGCAGATGGTTTTCATCCTTATTCTTTTTCAGCCGTTATTACCCACAAAAATCAGTACCTATTCATGAAAGGAGTTAATATGAAACCGATTCGTAACAGTGTGAAAGCAATTATTATTGAAAATGGAAAAGTATTATTGAATAAATGCGACTTTAATGATGGTAAAACGTCATATCTTTTTAGCGGAGGTGGACAAGAAATCGGTGAAACCTTCGTTGAGGCATTAAAACGTGAATGTCTGGAGGAGTTGGGAGCAAAGGTAAGCGTTGGAGAACTGGTTTGGGTTCGAGAATACATAGGGAAAAACCATCAGTTTGCGGATACGGATTCAGATATGCATCAAATAGAATATTATTTTACCTGTAAACTTGAAACACCAGTAGACCTCTCAAAAGCAACAAATCTCGATACCGTGCAGGTGGGAGTTGAGTGGCTGGACTTATCAAAGCTAAAAGAGTATACCATATATCCTGCTGCAATAGCAGAATGTATGGATGAAAACGGCAGGATAATATCTCCAATATATGTAGGAGATGTTAATTAG
- the pdxR gene encoding MocR-like pyridoxine biosynthesis transcription factor PdxR: MFSIPLDTEAQVPMYEQIYSYIKNEIKDSRLKEHDKLPSARNLASHLNISRNTVDMAYSQLVSEGYIEAVPKSGFYVSSISTLTSIQTAPVSVKTIKPKVKEIYQYNFSPFAIDIKSFPYNVWRKLSKDCMNEYNNELFLLGDSQGDETLRAAIAGYLYSSRGVICTPEQIIVGAGTDYLLLLLCRLFYWLYRDKAEVDGSAVIAMENPTYKRAYEIFTDMHYPVLPIELDQNGIQVEKLQKTTANIVYVTPSHQYPLGLVMPVKRRQELLSWAASNQERYIIEDDHDSEFRYKGKPIPALKGMDSFEKVIYLGTFSRAIAPAIRVGYMVLPEQLLQLYKNHLKIFSSTVSRVDQYIITHFLADGYFERHLNKIRTLYKSKHDLLLQALKIFRDSIVVEGEHAGLHLVVYFKTNLTEQELISHAASHSIKLYGLDVHYIYPKKNSMPGILLGYANLTEKDILDGSKALYEALKDSLLT; the protein is encoded by the coding sequence ATGTTTTCAATACCTCTGGATACGGAAGCCCAGGTTCCTATGTATGAACAGATTTATTCTTATATCAAAAACGAAATAAAGGACAGCAGATTAAAGGAACACGATAAGCTCCCTTCTGCCAGGAATCTTGCCTCTCATCTTAACATCAGCCGTAATACTGTGGACATGGCGTATTCTCAGCTAGTTTCGGAAGGTTATATAGAGGCGGTCCCCAAAAGCGGGTTTTATGTTTCATCCATCTCTACTCTTACATCGATTCAAACTGCTCCTGTTTCAGTAAAAACAATTAAGCCAAAGGTAAAGGAAATCTATCAGTACAATTTTTCTCCTTTCGCCATTGATATTAAAAGTTTCCCCTACAATGTCTGGCGAAAACTTTCCAAAGATTGTATGAACGAATATAATAACGAGCTTTTTCTCTTAGGGGATAGTCAGGGTGATGAGACTTTAAGAGCCGCTATTGCCGGATATTTGTATAGTTCCAGGGGAGTTATCTGCACACCTGAACAGATCATTGTAGGTGCTGGAACAGATTATCTCCTTCTCCTTCTTTGCCGTCTCTTTTATTGGTTATACAGGGATAAAGCGGAGGTTGATGGCTCTGCTGTCATTGCCATGGAAAATCCAACCTATAAACGAGCTTATGAAATATTTACAGATATGCATTACCCAGTCCTTCCGATTGAACTGGATCAGAACGGCATACAGGTAGAAAAGCTTCAAAAAACTACTGCCAACATAGTATATGTAACCCCATCACATCAGTACCCTTTGGGTTTAGTCATGCCGGTAAAACGACGCCAGGAATTGCTTTCCTGGGCTGCCTCTAACCAAGAGCGCTATATTATTGAGGATGACCATGACAGTGAATTTCGTTACAAAGGAAAACCCATTCCTGCATTAAAAGGAATGGATTCATTCGAGAAAGTGATCTATCTTGGAACCTTTTCAAGAGCTATTGCACCTGCTATCCGCGTAGGCTATATGGTACTGCCGGAGCAACTCCTCCAATTATATAAGAACCATCTAAAAATATTTTCTTCTACAGTTTCCCGTGTAGATCAATATATCATAACACATTTTTTAGCAGATGGTTATTTTGAGCGTCATCTAAATAAGATCAGAACCCTTTATAAGAGCAAACATGACCTGCTGCTACAAGCTTTAAAAATCTTTCGCGATTCCATTGTTGTTGAAGGGGAGCATGCCGGACTTCATCTGGTGGTTTATTTTAAGACCAATTTGACTGAACAGGAACTTATAAGTCATGCCGCCTCACATAGTATCAAATTATATGGACTGGATGTTCATTATATTTATCCGAAGAAAAATTCAATGCCGGGTATACTCTTAGGTTACGCCAATCTGACAGAGAAAGATATCCTTGACGGATCTAAGGCTTTATATGAAGCATTAAAAGACTCCTTACTTACCTAA
- a CDS encoding MerR family transcriptional regulator, with translation MYTIKQVSAKTGLTIYTLRYYDKEGLLPLVKRTPTGIRKFSDDDIAWIGLICCLKNSGMSIEKIKEFMILCLKGEETVEPRKDILLLHKQHILEQMKELQNSLDTVNYKIDHYKEIGIFHIDGDKQNAV, from the coding sequence ATGTATACAATTAAGCAAGTTTCAGCCAAAACCGGTCTAACGATATACACTCTGAGATATTATGACAAAGAAGGGCTTCTTCCCCTGGTGAAACGAACCCCTACCGGTATCCGCAAATTTTCTGATGATGATATTGCCTGGATTGGTTTAATCTGTTGTCTCAAGAACTCTGGTATGTCAATAGAAAAAATAAAAGAATTCATGATTCTATGTCTGAAAGGCGAAGAAACCGTTGAGCCCCGTAAGGATATTCTGCTTCTTCATAAACAGCACATACTGGAGCAGATGAAGGAACTGCAAAACAGTCTGGATACAGTGAATTATAAGATAGACCATTACAAAGAGATAGGAATATTTCATATAGACGGAGATAAACAGAATGCGGTATAA
- a CDS encoding ClC family H(+)/Cl(-) exchange transporter yields MKKVNNYKHAVTSKYQKSHIILISIVTGLLAGLVSNAYRYLLSKAETFSFEMYSYFRVHPKLIPVLLVILLTMGYITSLLIKYVPYINGSGIPQVKGIISGNIKHNWFHTILGKFAGGVLSIAAGLSLGREGPSIQLGASIAEGIADKFARTRFEKKVLIASGAGAGLSAAFNAPLAGALFTLEEIYKYFSPLVCISAMAAAVAGDYTAGLLFGTNPIFQFGAISKIPLTYYWYILLLGILLGVLGVIYNRSLLFTQKVFKKYFQFMGSFKIMIPFALAGLLGIYYPFALGGGHILLEKIDIRTGIVALLAAFLIKLLFSIISFGSGAPGGIFFPFLIIGALAGAIAGKLFIQIGLPSDCFYTIVILSMCGFFSAIVRAPFTGIILLSEMTGSFTTLLPLTMISIISYFTADLLRGEPIYDSLLRILIHNTDSDVLTEDNNRKVTFEVVIHHGSYAEGKQIKELDLPDNCLLIAVNRDNREFIPKGDTLLTPGDLLVLLTDADEEPLVRQHLFSLMEVPEV; encoded by the coding sequence ATGAAAAAAGTTAATAATTACAAACATGCAGTAACATCTAAGTATCAAAAATCACATATTATTCTGATAAGTATCGTAACGGGTCTTTTGGCTGGATTGGTATCCAATGCTTACCGCTATCTGCTCAGTAAGGCAGAAACTTTTTCTTTTGAAATGTATAGCTATTTCAGAGTTCATCCCAAACTTATTCCCGTACTTCTGGTAATTCTATTAACAATGGGATACATCACATCTCTACTTATAAAATATGTTCCCTATATCAATGGAAGCGGTATTCCCCAGGTAAAAGGTATTATTTCTGGAAATATTAAACATAATTGGTTCCACACCATATTAGGCAAATTTGCAGGAGGTGTGCTTTCGATTGCCGCCGGTTTATCTCTTGGGAGAGAAGGTCCGTCTATCCAATTAGGAGCTTCCATAGCCGAAGGAATAGCCGATAAGTTTGCACGTACCAGGTTTGAGAAGAAAGTTCTTATCGCAAGCGGTGCTGGTGCGGGGTTGTCTGCTGCTTTTAACGCACCTTTGGCAGGTGCCCTTTTTACCCTTGAAGAAATTTACAAGTATTTCTCTCCACTTGTCTGTATCTCAGCAATGGCTGCGGCAGTTGCTGGAGATTATACAGCCGGATTGCTTTTTGGTACTAACCCTATATTTCAGTTTGGTGCAATCTCAAAAATTCCATTAACGTATTACTGGTATATTCTTTTACTCGGAATATTACTTGGAGTATTAGGTGTTATTTACAATAGATCTCTTTTGTTTACACAGAAGGTTTTTAAAAAATACTTTCAGTTCATGGGAAGCTTTAAGATTATGATTCCTTTTGCTCTTGCGGGTCTGCTTGGAATTTATTATCCCTTTGCATTGGGCGGAGGTCACATTTTGCTGGAGAAGATTGATATCAGAACTGGTATTGTAGCGCTTCTTGCCGCATTTTTGATTAAACTACTATTTTCAATTATTTCTTTTGGATCCGGTGCTCCTGGTGGTATATTTTTCCCATTCTTAATTATTGGTGCTCTGGCAGGAGCCATTGCCGGTAAGTTATTCATTCAAATCGGTCTGCCTTCTGATTGCTTTTATACAATCGTAATTTTATCGATGTGTGGATTCTTTAGTGCCATAGTTCGCGCACCTTTTACCGGCATCATACTTCTTTCTGAAATGACTGGCTCTTTTACTACTTTGCTGCCTCTTACCATGATTTCAATCATCTCTTATTTCACAGCAGATTTATTAAGAGGTGAACCCATTTATGATTCACTACTTCGTATTCTGATACATAATACTGACTCTGATGTCTTAACCGAAGATAATAACCGTAAGGTCACTTTTGAAGTAGTTATTCATCATGGTTCTTATGCAGAAGGGAAACAGATAAAAGAGCTAGACCTGCCTGACAACTGCTTGCTCATAGCCGTAAATAGGGATAATCGTGAATTTATCCCAAAAGGAGATACACTTCTTACCCCAGGAGATCTTTTGGTTTTATTAACAGATGCAGATGAAGAACCATTGGTGCGTCAGCATTTATTTTCACTTATGGAAGTACCTGAGGTGTAG
- a CDS encoding aldo/keto reductase produces MNYRKFGNTDVMISALGFGCMRLPEYEKDEKWYIDEDKAIPMLHKAYENGVNYFDTAPYYCHHNSEITVGKALKPMREKVIVSTKMPADTCKVTADYRKQLEQSLRKLDTDYIDFYHFWGLNREEYDNVVLKLNLLEEAKRAKEEGLIKHISFSFHDKPEQIKYIIDTAEERGVPMETMLVQYNLLDRSNEEMIQYAASKGLGVVAMGPVGGGRLAAPTDLYTKLTGKPSISTYELAFKFVLGNPYLSCALSGMGTMDMVEKNLVIGSSKESLTEEEWAKLGESVENLKKFSELYCTGCAYCQPCPAGIDIPKIFNYYTYHNVYGLTEYARNEMANYIKKDGKTISNCKDCGLCENKCPQSLKIREELRRVEGILSGV; encoded by the coding sequence ATGAATTACAGGAAGTTTGGAAACACAGATGTTATGATTTCTGCTTTAGGGTTTGGATGTATGAGGCTGCCCGAATACGAAAAAGATGAAAAATGGTATATTGATGAGGACAAAGCGATACCGATGCTTCACAAGGCATATGAAAATGGTGTAAATTATTTTGATACAGCTCCGTATTATTGCCATCATAATAGTGAAATAACAGTTGGTAAGGCATTAAAACCAATGAGAGAAAAGGTTATAGTATCCACGAAGATGCCTGCTGATACCTGTAAAGTAACTGCTGATTACAGAAAACAACTGGAACAGAGTCTTCGTAAGCTGGATACGGACTATATTGATTTCTATCACTTCTGGGGGCTAAACAGAGAGGAATATGACAACGTCGTATTGAAATTAAATTTATTAGAGGAAGCGAAGCGTGCGAAAGAAGAAGGATTGATTAAGCATATTTCCTTTAGTTTCCATGATAAACCGGAACAGATCAAATATATTATCGATACAGCAGAGGAAAGAGGCGTTCCCATGGAAACCATGCTGGTGCAGTATAATCTTTTGGACAGGAGCAATGAAGAAATGATTCAGTATGCTGCTTCAAAAGGTCTGGGTGTTGTAGCGATGGGTCCTGTGGGAGGCGGAAGATTGGCTGCGCCAACAGATTTATATACGAAACTGACAGGCAAACCCTCCATTTCCACCTATGAACTTGCCTTTAAATTTGTCCTTGGCAATCCTTATTTAAGCTGTGCCTTATCCGGTATGGGAACCATGGATATGGTGGAGAAGAACCTGGTCATTGGAAGCAGCAAAGAAAGCCTGACAGAAGAGGAGTGGGCTAAACTCGGTGAATCTGTTGAGAATTTGAAGAAATTCAGTGAGCTCTATTGCACCGGATGTGCTTATTGCCAGCCCTGTCCTGCAGGTATTGATATACCTAAGATATTTAATTATTATACATATCATAATGTTTATGGATTAACAGAATATGCAAGGAACGAAATGGCAAACTATATAAAGAAAGACGGTAAGACCATAAGCAATTGCAAGGACTGCGGACTTTGTGAAAATAAATGTCCCCAGAGCTTAAAGATCAGAGAGGAACTTCGTAGAGTAGAAGGAATTCTTTCAGGGGTTTAA
- a CDS encoding SDR family oxidoreductase, which translates to MKILFIGGTGIISAAISRALVNEGHELYLINRGSKNAELEGKAKVLIADIKEEEKVADLIKEHNFDVVADFIAFVPAQLERDYRLFKGKTKQFIFISSASAYQKPLSDYRINEGTPLSNPYWDYSRNKIACEDYLMKLYREEGFPVTIVRPSHTYDERSVPLGVHGAKGSYQVIKRMLEGKKVIIHGDGTSLWTMTHNSDFAKGFVGLLGNIHAIGEAVQITSDESLTWNQIYKAIADALGVELKACYVSSEFLDAASTEDFRGSLIGDKANTVVFDNTKIKRLVPGFTCTKRFDQGVKEVIEYVLSHPDYQKEDPEFDVWCDKVIAALDNAVKEIKNN; encoded by the coding sequence ATGAAGATTCTTTTTATTGGTGGAACAGGTATTATCAGTGCTGCGATTTCTAGAGCATTGGTTAATGAAGGCCATGAATTATATCTGATAAACAGAGGAAGCAAAAATGCAGAGTTGGAAGGAAAGGCGAAGGTATTAATCGCTGATATCAAGGAGGAAGAAAAGGTTGCTGATCTAATAAAAGAGCATAACTTTGATGTAGTGGCAGATTTTATTGCTTTTGTACCTGCACAGCTTGAGCGGGATTACAGATTGTTTAAAGGAAAGACAAAGCAGTTTATATTTATCAGTTCAGCATCAGCCTATCAAAAGCCCCTCTCTGATTACCGGATTAATGAAGGAACCCCATTGTCAAACCCCTACTGGGATTATTCCAGAAACAAGATTGCCTGTGAAGACTACCTGATGAAATTGTACCGGGAAGAAGGCTTCCCGGTAACGATTGTCAGACCAAGCCATACCTATGATGAAAGAAGTGTACCTCTTGGTGTCCATGGAGCAAAGGGTAGTTATCAAGTCATTAAGCGGATGCTGGAAGGAAAAAAGGTTATTATACACGGTGATGGAACTTCCTTATGGACCATGACCCATAACAGTGATTTTGCCAAAGGATTTGTTGGTTTATTGGGTAACATACACGCTATTGGTGAGGCAGTGCAGATTACCTCAGATGAATCACTTACCTGGAACCAGATTTATAAGGCTATAGCAGACGCACTGGGAGTGGAACTGAAAGCCTGCTATGTATCCTCAGAATTTCTGGACGCAGCCAGTACAGAGGATTTCAGAGGTTCCTTAATAGGGGATAAAGCTAATACAGTTGTGTTTGATAATACAAAGATCAAACGCCTGGTTCCTGGGTTCACTTGTACCAAGAGATTTGATCAGGGGGTAAAAGAGGTTATAGAGTACGTCTTAAGTCACCCGGATTATCAGAAAGAAGATCCTGAATTCGATGTTTGGTGTGATAAAGTAATCGCTGCATTGGATAATGCGGTAAAGGAAATAAAAAATAATTGA
- a CDS encoding glycoside hydrolase family 113, which translates to MEFIKGITFGSFALKGSFEKAAAKESLAKMKERTGADFVILVPAGMQEKAYSEEIDYTSHHTLSGEEIKEMIYYAKALGLRVALKPTVNCLDGTWRAHINFFDNEVHCEPKWSKWFKSYTDFQLHFARIAQETGCEMFIAGCEMVMSQRREAEWRKLIGDIKGVFQGLVSYNTDKYQEEHVSWWDCVDIISSSGYYPKGHWEQELDRIEKVVKKFGKPFFFAEAGCMSTAGSLHVPNDWNVKGEVDLQEQADWYQEMFETASKRDWVSGFGLWDWAWRQYHIEDADKDGGYDIYGKPAEKVVKDFYTGK; encoded by the coding sequence ATGGAATTTATTAAGGGTATAACCTTTGGGTCCTTTGCATTAAAGGGAAGTTTTGAAAAAGCAGCAGCGAAGGAAAGCTTGGCTAAGATGAAAGAAAGAACAGGTGCGGATTTTGTTATCCTTGTACCTGCCGGAATGCAGGAAAAGGCATACTCAGAAGAGATAGACTATACCTCCCATCATACTCTTTCAGGGGAAGAAATAAAAGAAATGATTTATTATGCGAAAGCCTTAGGACTTCGCGTTGCTTTGAAACCTACGGTTAATTGCCTGGATGGAACCTGGAGAGCTCATATAAACTTTTTTGATAATGAGGTGCACTGCGAGCCCAAGTGGAGCAAGTGGTTTAAATCTTACACAGATTTTCAGCTGCATTTTGCACGTATTGCACAGGAAACCGGTTGTGAAATGTTTATTGCCGGCTGTGAAATGGTTATGTCCCAGAGAAGGGAAGCAGAATGGCGTAAATTAATCGGGGATATCAAAGGGGTATTTCAGGGGCTGGTATCCTATAATACCGATAAATACCAGGAGGAACATGTAAGCTGGTGGGACTGCGTTGATATCATATCCTCCAGTGGATATTATCCCAAAGGACATTGGGAGCAGGAGCTTGATCGTATCGAGAAAGTCGTAAAGAAGTTTGGTAAGCCTTTTTTCTTTGCAGAAGCTGGTTGTATGTCTACCGCAGGGTCCTTGCATGTTCCAAATGACTGGAATGTAAAAGGAGAAGTCGATTTACAAGAGCAGGCAGATTGGTATCAGGAGATGTTTGAGACTGCATCCAAAAGAGACTGGGTATCCGGCTTCGGTTTATGGGACTGGGCATGGCGGCAGTATCACATCGAGGATGCAGATAAAGATGGCGGTTACGATATCTATGGTAAACCGGCTGAAAAGGTAGTGAAGGATTTTTATACTGGGAAGTAA
- a CDS encoding glycoside hydrolase family 88 protein produces MRLFEEKVSISESEIDQAIDFCITQDKKILPGFTHKFKKAYSVDNFYEGTENRDWTTGFWTGELWLDYENSGDEAFKEAANIQIDSFLDRIQQLEDVDHHDMGFLFSPSCVAGYKLTGNENGKKAALLAADHLISRYHPVGEYIQAWGSMDSPDNCRLIIDCLLNLPLLYWASEITADVKYRDIAEKYIHTALKNVIREDYSTWHTFYFDLNTGEPSHGATCQGYRDGSAWARGQAWGIYGIALSYGYTRKEEYLDLFRKVTDFFLLALPEDMVPYWDLEFKEGTEQPRDSSSASIAACGMLEMAKFLEEEEKAYYNGLAGKILKSLYDNYAVKDHKTSNGLVLHSTYSNRSPYNTCNHYGVDECNTWGDYFYLEALTRLKKDWKLYW; encoded by the coding sequence ATGAGACTGTTTGAGGAGAAAGTATCAATTAGTGAAAGTGAAATTGACCAGGCAATAGATTTTTGCATAACACAGGATAAAAAAATACTCCCGGGTTTTACACACAAGTTCAAAAAGGCATACAGCGTCGATAATTTTTATGAAGGTACAGAGAACAGAGATTGGACAACAGGCTTTTGGACAGGAGAGCTTTGGCTGGATTATGAAAATTCCGGAGATGAGGCGTTTAAAGAAGCTGCCAATATACAGATAGATTCCTTTCTAGACCGTATTCAGCAATTGGAGGACGTGGATCATCATGACATGGGCTTTCTATTTTCACCTTCCTGTGTTGCCGGTTATAAGTTAACCGGGAATGAAAACGGTAAGAAAGCTGCTTTGTTGGCAGCAGACCACCTAATCAGCCGCTACCACCCCGTTGGTGAATATATTCAAGCCTGGGGAAGTATGGATAGCCCGGATAACTGCCGTTTGATCATAGATTGCTTATTAAATCTGCCGCTGCTTTACTGGGCAAGTGAGATAACCGCAGATGTAAAATACCGGGACATAGCAGAAAAGTATATTCATACAGCCTTAAAAAATGTTATAAGAGAAGATTATTCCACCTGGCATACCTTTTACTTTGATCTGAATACTGGAGAACCTTCCCATGGTGCCACCTGTCAGGGATACCGGGATGGATCAGCCTGGGCTAGGGGACAGGCCTGGGGAATCTATGGAATTGCACTAAGTTATGGTTATACCAGAAAGGAAGAATATCTTGACCTGTTTCGGAAGGTAACAGACTTTTTCTTACTAGCTCTGCCGGAGGATATGGTTCCATACTGGGATCTTGAGTTCAAAGAAGGCACTGAACAGCCAAGAGATTCCTCCTCAGCATCAATAGCAGCCTGTGGAATGCTGGAAATGGCTAAGTTTTTAGAGGAAGAAGAAAAAGCCTATTATAACGGATTGGCTGGGAAAATTCTGAAATCCCTGTATGATAATTACGCTGTGAAAGATCATAAAACCTCTAATGGACTGGTACTTCACAGCACCTATTCGAACCGTTCGCCTTATAATACCTGTAATCATTACGGTGTAGACGAGTGCAATACCTGGGGAGATTATTTTTATCTGGAAGCACTGACCCGGTTAAAAAAGGACTGGAAATTATATTGGTAG
- a CDS encoding dipicolinate synthase subunit B, with translation MSLHNKNIGIALTGSFCTFDKTFEEIEKLLREDANVYPILSFNSQKIDSRFGKAEDFYKRLVDLTGHTPITTIEDAEPIGPKDMFDIMAVIPCTGNTLAKMANGITDTPVLMAAKAHIRNNKPLVISIATNDALGNNLQNIGNLLNQKNIYFVPFGQDSPNGKPKSMIAHTHLLTLTIESALEGKQLQPVVISPF, from the coding sequence ATGTCTTTGCATAATAAAAATATCGGTATTGCATTAACCGGTTCTTTTTGTACCTTTGATAAAACCTTTGAAGAAATCGAGAAACTATTAAGAGAAGATGCAAATGTATATCCTATCCTTTCCTTTAACTCTCAGAAAATAGACTCACGTTTTGGAAAGGCAGAGGATTTCTATAAAAGACTTGTGGACCTTACCGGCCATACTCCTATAACAACCATAGAGGATGCAGAACCTATCGGGCCAAAAGATATGTTTGATATTATGGCTGTTATCCCTTGTACCGGAAACACCCTGGCTAAAATGGCAAACGGCATTACCGATACGCCTGTTCTCATGGCTGCAAAAGCCCATATTCGAAATAATAAACCACTTGTTATCTCTATTGCAACCAATGATGCGCTTGGAAATAATCTGCAAAACATCGGAAATCTTCTGAATCAGAAAAATATCTATTTCGTCCCCTTCGGCCAGGATAGTCCAAACGGTAAGCCAAAATCTATGATAGCACACACTCATCTGCTTACCCTCACCATCGAAAGTGCACTGGAAGGTAAACAGCTGCAGCCTGTTGTTATAAGTCCGTTCTAA
- the dpsA gene encoding dipicolinate synthase subunit DpsA codes for MNPMTYDFAVIGGDLRQVFMAEDLVSRGFSVLLYGLENLSTTAGIEHAKSLAQAIDSSKVILTPIPFTKNGIHILSLDSKPDLTPEILCSHLKKDHKLYGGCFTDSIKEFCDLNQIYYNDYMEKEEVTLFNTIATAEGTIAEAIIHSGGNLHGSNCLILGYGRCAKTLGEKLKGLCDHIDIAARSPLALSQARTSSFGAIALSDISDYISQYDYIFNTIPAMVLDRELLEQTKNEVVIIDIASAPGGVDFAVAKELTRNARLSLGLPGKYAPKASAAYLTQYLLSDLSELKLVQL; via the coding sequence ATGAATCCTATGACTTACGATTTTGCCGTTATCGGCGGGGATTTAAGGCAGGTTTTTATGGCTGAGGACTTGGTATCCAGAGGTTTTTCTGTACTCTTATATGGTTTGGAGAACCTTAGCACAACAGCTGGTATAGAACATGCGAAATCTTTAGCCCAAGCAATAGATTCCAGTAAAGTTATCCTTACACCCATTCCATTCACAAAAAATGGTATCCATATTTTGTCTTTGGATTCCAAACCAGATTTAACCCCTGAAATTCTGTGCAGTCACTTAAAAAAAGACCATAAACTCTATGGTGGTTGTTTTACAGACAGTATTAAGGAATTTTGTGACCTTAACCAGATTTATTACAATGATTATATGGAGAAGGAGGAAGTAACACTGTTTAACACCATTGCAACTGCAGAAGGCACAATAGCAGAAGCAATCATTCACAGTGGCGGAAACCTTCATGGCAGCAATTGCTTAATTCTAGGATATGGCAGATGTGCAAAAACTCTTGGTGAAAAATTAAAGGGTCTATGCGATCACATTGATATAGCAGCCAGATCTCCTCTTGCACTTTCTCAGGCTAGGACCTCTTCCTTTGGCGCAATAGCACTTTCTGATATTTCTGATTATATTTCCCAATACGATTATATCTTTAATACCATACCGGCAATGGTACTGGACAGAGAATTGCTGGAACAAACCAAAAATGAGGTCGTAATAATTGATATCGCTTCAGCACCTGGTGGTGTTGATTTTGCTGTCGCTAAAGAATTAACCCGTAATGCCAGATTGTCCCTTGGATTGCCGGGTAAATATGCTCCCAAAGCCAGTGCGGCTTATTTAACCCAATATCTATTAAGTGATTTAAGTGAACTTAAGCTCGTTCAATTGTAA